In Cydia amplana chromosome 2, ilCydAmpl1.1, whole genome shotgun sequence, the following proteins share a genomic window:
- the LOC134655276 gene encoding uncharacterized protein LOC134655276 gives MFICFMCSIETANHQDLIHHYKTSHNLGHNSIYRCAQSNCFRAFQSLRSFRRHIVSHNVSDRNIYSELAPSLNFNTDNMIENYNNLDITDNTQDTCNVNACCSNLQPTSESFSKKNENVRKSTAAFALSLYSNPYLNRKCAMKIIDDVSELVTGVIGTMLSELSPNDDTPNKNIVEAISHSFDGLDTESQVIKYFSDRNIYTPPKKFTINENVTVNTGNSTVMLRPMSETGAIVPLRAVLKQIFELPNFLKCSTSIPDVQSISNFTQGNMWKQKLVGKMDENSLYIPYFLYFDDFECNNPLGSHAGVHSIAATYYTFPTLSADHASLLENIFVAMLHKSSSKSHGNASIYYELIKELKSLEQNGIDLEISEGVFKVYFILGMIIGDNLGLNTVLGFAKSFSSNYYCRICKAHKNIMGKQCKQDDGLMRNRHNYNTDVEINNVTMTGISERCVFNDISTFHVVDNFCVDIMHDIFEGVCHYDLTHIIVYFTESITLFTLNNLNNRLQLFDYGSGELNDRCGIIKHEHLMKSKFNMSASEMMLFVHIFPLLVGDLIPEDDEVWQFFITLLEIIDILLCRDIDNSTLLYLEALISEHHESYVKLFHDTLKPKHHFMVHYPHVIKQDSIITCKHTSCIKEKLVYID, from the exons ATGTTTATTTGCTTCATGTGTTCGATCGAAACAGCAAACCATCAAGATCTTATTCATCATTACAAAACTAGTCACAATCTCGGTCATAACTCGATTTATCGATGTGCACAATCGAATTGTTTCAGAGCATTTCAAAGTTTGCGTTCCTTTCGTCGTCATATAGTTAGTCATAATGTCTCGGACCGGAATATATATTCAGAATTAGCCCCGTCGCTTAATTTTAACACTGATAACATGATCgaaaattacaataatttagACATAACAGATAATACTCAGGATACATGTAATGTTAATGCATGCTGTAGTAATCTGCAACCCACATCTGAAAGTTTCAGtaagaaaaatgaaaatgtacgGAAGTCTACTGCAGCATTTGCATTATCGTTGTATAGCAATCCTTATTTAAATCGTAAATGCGCTATGAAAATAATTGACGATGTTTCAGAACTAGTAACTGGTGTTATTGGAACTATGTTGTCTGAACTCTCACCTAATGACGATACACCGAATAAAAACATAGTTGAAGCAATTTCCCATTCTTTCGACGGTTTGGATACTGAAAGtcaagtaattaaatatttttctgaCCGTAATATTTACacacccccaaaaaaatttacAATTAATGAAAATGTTACTGTAAATACAGGAAATTCTACGGTAATGCTAAGACCTATGTCGGAAACTGGAGCGATAGTACCTTTAAGAgcagttttaaaacaaatatttgaacTACCCAACTTTCTAAAATGCAGCACTAGTATTCCTGATGTTCAATCTATATCAAATTTTACACAAGGTAATATGTGGAAGCAAAAATTGGTCGGAAAAATGGATGAAAATAGCTTATACATTCCATATTTTCTGTATTTTGATGATTTCGAATGTAATAACCCCCTGGGTAGTCATGCTGGAGTCCATTCTATCGCTGCTACCTATTACACATTTCCAACGTTGTCAGCGGATCATGCTTCACtattagaaaatatatttgttgcaaTGTTGCATAAATCATCTAGCAAAAGTCATGGAAATGCTTCAATTTATTACGAACTTATAAAGGAGTTAAAGAGTTTAGAACAAAATGGCATAGATTTAGAAATCAGTGAAGGTGTTtttaaagtatattttatactagGGATGATCATTGGTGACAATTTGGGACTAAACACCGTTCTTGGATTTGCTAAATCATTTTCTAGTAACTATTATTGTAGAATATGTAAGGCTCATAAAAATATAATGGGAAAACAGTGCAAGCAAGATGACGGTTTAATGCGCAATCGACACAATTATAACACTGATGTCGAAATTAACAATGTAACAATGACAGGAATAAGTGAACGATGTGTATTTAATGATATTAGCACTTTTCATGTTGTTGATAATTTTTGTGTTGACATTATGCATGATATATTTGAAGGTGTTTGCCATTATGATCTGACTcatattattgtgtattttaCAGAAAGCATCACATTGTTCACtttaaataacttgaataatagGTTACAATTATTTGACTACGGATCTGGTGAGCTAAATGATAGATGTGGAATAATAAAACATGAACATTTAATGAAAAGCAAATTTAACATGTCTGCATCTGAAATGATGttatttgtacacatatttccTTTATTGGTGGGAGACTTAATACCTGAAGATGACGAAGTATGGCAGTTTTTTATTACACTGctagaaattattgatattttactTTGTAGGGATATCGATAATAGCACACTGTTGTATTTAGAAGCCTTAATAAGCGAACATCACGAAAGTTATGTCAAACTGTTTCACGACACCTTAAAACCGAAGCACCATTTTATGGTGCATTATCCGCATGTTATAAAGCAA GATTCAATTATCACTTGCAAGCACACCAGCTGCATCAAAGAGAAACTGGTTTATATAGACTAA